A segment of the Xenorhabdus bovienii SS-2004 genome:
CGTCCTGAAACAGGCTTCAGTTCTAATAACCCGGCACGAATATCACTGAGAGAAGCACCCACAGAGATCGCCAGCGCACTGGCGGCCAATGCATTGGCAATATTGTGTTTCCCCGGCAGTGGCAGTGTTACCTCAATATTTCCAATCGGTGTATGCAGACAGAAACTCGTTGCCAGCGGTTGCTCCTGAATGTCAGTGGCGTAAAAATCAGCTTCTGGCACGGGTGAAACAGCAAACCGCCATACAGCCTGCGGCTCGCTCATACCCTGCTGCCAATGCGTCCAATCATTGCTATCGAGATTGATGATGGCGGTTCCTGCTGATGAAAGCCCCGCAAAAATTTCGCCTTTTGCCTTGGCAACTCCCGCCAAAGAGCCGAAGCCTTCCAGATGAGCCGCAAACAGGTTATTCACCAGCGCACTTTCAGGACAGGTCATTTCAGCGGTATAGGCGATTTCGCCAATGTGATTGGCACCTAGCTCAATCACGGCAAATTGGTGTTCTTCAGTCAGCCTGAACAGTGTCAATGGCACACCAATGTCGTTATTGAAGTTGCCTGCGGTATAAAGGGTATGACCGCGTTGACACAGAATCGCCGCCGTCATCTCTTTGACCGACGTTTTGCCCGATGAGCCAGTCAGTGCCACTATCCGTGCTTTACTTTGCTGGCGAACCCAAGCCGCCAGTTTGCCCATCGCCAAGCGGGTGTTTTCCACTACCACCTGAGGGCAGTCAATTTCAAGGCGGCGGTTGACCAACAAAGCACCGGCTCCCTGTTTCGCGACATCTGCTACGAAATCATGAGCGTCGAACTTTTCCCCTTTTAAGGCAATGAACAGTCCTCCACGCACCATTTTTCGGCTATCAATTTCCACGGTATTGATTTGGCAAGTAGCCGCCTGCTGTTCGGAAGTGTGATATAGCACGCCGCCTGTCAGTTTTGTCAATTGCTTGAGTGTCAGCGGAATCATGCAATTACCCCCAGCAGACGTGCAACAGTCAGACGATCTGAATAATCTAAACGGCGGTTGCCTACTAATTGATAATCTTCATGACCTTTACCCGCCACCAGTACGACATCCTCTTCAGCAGCCTGCATAATGGCACTGGTCACCGCTTCAACACGCCCGTGAATCGCCATCGCCCGACCCGGATCGATGAAACCGGTCAGAATATCTTCAACAATAGAATGGGGTTCTTCACTACGGGGATTGTCATCAGTCACTATCACCCGATCAGCGCCCTGCTCGGCGATACCGCCCATCAGTGAACGCTTACCTTTATCGCGATCACCCCCACAGCCGAATACACACCAAAGTTGGCCTTTACAGTGCAATCGTGCCGCAGACAGGGCTTTTTCCAGAGCATCAGGTGTATGGGCATAATCCACCACGACCGTCGGACGATCTCGCGCAGCAAAGACTTCCATGCGCCCACAGACAGGCTCCAGACAGGAAGCGGCTTCCAATAGTTTTTGCAGTGGATATTCCAGTGACAGCAAGGTAGCGAGTGCCAGCAGCAGATTACTGACATTGAACGCTCCCATAAGGGGACTGTTGAGAGTTCCCTGCCCCCAAGAGGATGTAAACGTAATGGATGCACCTTTGTCGTGATAGTGGATGTCACTAGTGGATAACCAGCGCCCCGACCAATTTTTCGGCAGGCGATTTTCCATCGTGACGGCCACCGTTTCAGGTAAGCGGGTAAGCCATTTTTGCCCCACATCATCATCGGCATTAATGATTTTCTGTTTTACATCATGACTGCTGAACAACAACCATTTGGCCTCTTCGTAATTTTCCATATCACCATGATAATCAAGATGATCACGGCTTAAATTGGTAAAAACGGCGGCTTGAAATGGCAGGGCGGCCACTCGTCCCTGCACTAAACCGTGTGAAGAAACTTCCATCGCGGCAAAAGTGGCTTTTTGATTAACGAGCTGCTGTAAATCGAGCTGGATATCAACGGCGGAACCCGTGGTATTTTCACTTGGAACTATCATTCCCAACAGGCCATTTCCTACCGTTCCCATTACGGCACTGATTTCCCCAAGACCCTGACTCCATTGTGCCAGCAATTGTGTCGTCGTGGTTTTGCCGTTGGTTCCAGTAACTCCGACGAGTTTCAGTTTATTACCCGGATGCTGGTAAAATTCGCCTGCCAATTTTGACAGTTTATTATTGAGATCATCCAGATAGATAACCGGAACACCGTGCATTGCTTGAATGGTGCCGTTATCCGTTTTTCCCTTCGCTTCTGCAATCACCGCAGCAACACCTTGAGCGATGGCTTGAGGAATATAATTTCGGCCATCTGTCTGGTGCCCTTTAACTGCAACAAACAGATCTCCGGCAGCCGCCTTACGGCTGTCTAATGTCATTTCGCGCAGCGGAAGCTCCGGAGTATCAACACCCCATGGAGCCAGTAAATCGCGTAAATTACGATCTGCCACTTTTATCCTCTTTATTATCAATCACAAATTCTTTTTTATCATCCGCAGGCAGTGCGTCGGGTTCAACGTTCATCGTACGTAAAACACCACTCATGATAGTGCCAAAGATGGGCGCTGAAACCGCACCGCCATAATATTTACCGGCTTGTGGATCATTGATGATTACAACCAATGCAAACCGTGGATTACTTGCAGGGGCAATCCCTGCGGTATAGGAAAGATATTTATTAACGTATTTTCCATCCGGCCCGACCTTCTTCGCCGTTCCCGTTTTGATTGCGATACGATAACCTTTTATTGCGGCGCGTACCCCGCCGCCGCCGGGTAGTGCCACACTCTCCATCATGTGAACAACTGTGCGCATAATGGGTTCAGGAAATACGCGGGTTCCCGGTATAGGAGGGTCTACTTTGGTAATTGACAACGGGCGATAGATACCAAAGCTGCCTATCGTTGCATAGACTCGCGCTAACTGTAACGGTGTTACCATCAGCCCGTAGCCGAAAGAAAAGGTGGCTCTCTCAAGATCTGACCAGCGTTCTCTTTTGGGATATATGCCACTACTTTCTCCGACCAGCCCCAAATTGGTCGGTTTTCCCATCCCAAAGCGGGAATAAACATTTACCAGTTCCGAGGCAGGCATCGCTAACGCCAGTTTAGAAACACCCACGTTACTCGATTTCTGTAAAATCCCAGTGATGGTTAATTCAGAACGCGGGGCAACGTCTTTGATTTGATGCGAACGCGCTCCATAAGCCAATCGATAAGGTTTGGTATCCAGCACTGAATTTTCTTTAACAATGTTAAGGTTCAACGCACTCATCACCACTAGCGGTTTTACCGTAGAACCGGGTTCAAAAATATCCGTGATGGCACGGTTACGCATCGCATCTTTCGGCGTTCCCGCCAGATTATTCGGGTTATAGGATGGGTTGTTTGCCATTGCCAGAACTTCGCCGGTTTTTACGTCAATCAATATGGCCGTACCAGACTCAGCCTTATTAAGTATTACTGCCTTGGTCAATTCACGGTAGACCAAAGTCTGGAGACGCTCATCAATGCTGAGAGCCAGATTGTGGGCAGCCTGACTGTCAGTGAACGAAACATCTTCAATGACCCGTCCATTGCGATCCTTGCGGACAATTCGGCTCCCCGGCTTACCCGTCAGCCAGTTGTCGAAGCTCTTTTCCACTCCCTCAATGCCTTTGTCGTCAATATTGGTCACGCCAATAATGTGCGCGGTCACCTGCCCTGCCGGATAATAACGGCGGGATTCTTGGCGCAAATAGATGCCAGGTAATCTTAATTTTTCGACATAATCACCAATGGAGGTATTGACCTGACGGGCAAGATAGACAAAACGCCCCTGTGGATAATCCTGAATTTTACGGGTCAGTTGATTAAGCGGTATGGAAAGCGTGTCAGCTAACGCTTGCCAGCGCGTATCATCCGTTATGCCGCCTTTTTCAAAGATTTCTTTGGGATCAGCCCAAACTGCATCAACCGGTACGCTGACCGCCAGAGGGCGCCCATTCCGATCGGTTATCATACCGCGAGTAGTCGGAATGGACTGGACACGTAAGGAACGGGAGTCACCTTCTTTTAGCAAACGGTCAGGATTGATAATCTGCAAGTAAGCAACACGAATCAAAAGCCCGAACAAAGCAAACGAAATGCCCCCACACAGCAAAGCAAAGCGCCAGCTTACAAAACTGGCTTTATCTTCTTGCTTCTTCAACTTTAAAGAGCGTGCAGCTTTCATCGCCTACCTTTGAGTTGTTAACTGAACTTATTGAGTTATAACAATATTTTCTTGCGCCGGATCAACATGTTGCATATGCAATGTTTCAGTCGCTATATTTTCAACGCGACTGTGATCACCGAGGGCATTCTCTTCAAGAAGCAGGTTACGCCACTCAATATCCAGAGAATCAAAATCAATCGCCGAGCGCTCTTTTTCCGCTATCAATAAGCGGGTTTTATGGGCAACCGTCACAACGCTAATGGCCGAAATGATTACCGCTATCAGCAAAACCAGTGGGATCTTGGCATTGCGGATTAAATCCCTGCCAATGACCCCCACTAATCCATGACGCTCACCTGCCATTTACTCACCTGCCTTTTCAGCAAATCGCAATACAGAGCTTCTCGCTCTAGGGTTTATTACCACTTCGTCCTCTGAAGGCTTCAGTTTGCCAATTGATTTCAGGCTGCGTCCCCCCTGAGCTTTTAACTGCGTTTCAGTGAGAGGTAAACCGGCTGGAACCTGTGGCCCCCGGCTGTGCTGCCGGATAAAACGCTTCACGATGCGATCTTCCAACGAGTGGAAACTGATAACTGATAATCGCCCCTGCGGTGCCAGAACCTGCAATGCACCATTCAATGCGCGTTCTATTTCTTCCAGTTCACTGTTAATGTAGATCCTGATAGCCTGAAAACTGCGCGTCGCTGGATGCTTGTGCTTTTCCTTAACCGGGCTTGCCTGAGCAATCAACTCCGCCAGTTCTCTGGTTCGGGTGATTTGCCCTTCCTGATTGCGGGCTACGATGGCTCTCGCGATACGTTTGGCAAAACGTTCTTCCCCAAAGGTTTTCAGTACCCATGCAATATCATCAGCTTCGGCCTTCATCAGCCACTCTGTAGCCGATTGCCCTCGGGTAGGGTCCATTCGCATATCCAGCGGCCCGTCACGCATAAATGAAAAACCACGTTCAGGATCATCCAGTTGTGGGGAGGAAACCCCTAAATCCAACAACACACCATCAATTTTTCCGACCAGTCCCGCTTCTTCTATATAGGTAGCCAATTCGGAAAATGGCCCGTGAGTAATGGAAAAACGCGGGTCAGTAATGGCTTTCGCCGCTTCAATTGCCTGCGGATCGCGATCAATCGCAATTAAACGCCCATCTGCCCCTAATTGAGACAAAATCAGGCGAGAATGCCCTCCTCGCCCGAATGTTCCGTCAATATAAATTCCATTTTCTCGGATATTCAGTCCATTGACAGCTTCGTCCAGTAATACACTGGTATGCTTATAATGACTATTTGCCATATTTATAGTGATAAATCCTGTAGCCTTGCTGATAAAGGTTCTTGTGTGGATTGTTCAGCCTCAATATCATTCTGTACTTGCTGATACCAGGCTTGCTCATCCCACAATTCAAATTTATTAAATTGCCCAACCAGCATGACCTCTTTTGTTAACCCTGCGTGCTGCCGCAGTGTATTCGCTAACAAAAGGCGCCCTGCACTGTCCATTTGGCATTCACTGGCGTGCCCCAATAACAAACGTTGAACGCGACGTTCGGCTAGATTCATGCTGGATAGGCGAGATAACTTTTCTTCGATGATTTCCCATTCGGGTAATGTGTAAAGCAACAGGCACGGCTGATGGAGATCAATGGTACAAACCATTTGACCTGTAGATTCCTCATTCAGCTTTTCCCTATATCGGGCAGGTACAGTGAGTCGCCCTTTACTATCGAGATTAACCAGTGTTGCTCCACGAAACATACTCAGGTTACCCCTTGATGGTAAAAATCTCCACATT
Coding sequences within it:
- the rsmH gene encoding 16S rRNA (cytosine(1402)-N(4))-methyltransferase RsmH, yielding MANSHYKHTSVLLDEAVNGLNIRENGIYIDGTFGRGGHSRLILSQLGADGRLIAIDRDPQAIEAAKAITDPRFSITHGPFSELATYIEEAGLVGKIDGVLLDLGVSSPQLDDPERGFSFMRDGPLDMRMDPTRGQSATEWLMKAEADDIAWVLKTFGEERFAKRIARAIVARNQEGQITRTRELAELIAQASPVKEKHKHPATRSFQAIRIYINSELEEIERALNGALQVLAPQGRLSVISFHSLEDRIVKRFIRQHSRGPQVPAGLPLTETQLKAQGGRSLKSIGKLKPSEDEVVINPRARSSVLRFAEKAGE
- the murE gene encoding UDP-N-acetylmuramoyl-L-alanyl-D-glutamate--2,6-diaminopimelate ligase, translated to MADRNLRDLLAPWGVDTPELPLREMTLDSRKAAAGDLFVAVKGHQTDGRNYIPQAIAQGVAAVIAEAKGKTDNGTIQAMHGVPVIYLDDLNNKLSKLAGEFYQHPGNKLKLVGVTGTNGKTTTTQLLAQWSQGLGEISAVMGTVGNGLLGMIVPSENTTGSAVDIQLDLQQLVNQKATFAAMEVSSHGLVQGRVAALPFQAAVFTNLSRDHLDYHGDMENYEEAKWLLFSSHDVKQKIINADDDVGQKWLTRLPETVAVTMENRLPKNWSGRWLSTSDIHYHDKGASITFTSSWGQGTLNSPLMGAFNVSNLLLALATLLSLEYPLQKLLEAASCLEPVCGRMEVFAARDRPTVVVDYAHTPDALEKALSAARLHCKGQLWCVFGCGGDRDKGKRSLMGGIAEQGADRVIVTDDNPRSEEPHSIVEDILTGFIDPGRAMAIHGRVEAVTSAIMQAAEEDVVLVAGKGHEDYQLVGNRRLDYSDRLTVARLLGVIA
- a CDS encoding peptidoglycan glycosyltransferase FtsI; amino-acid sequence: MKAARSLKLKKQEDKASFVSWRFALLCGGISFALFGLLIRVAYLQIINPDRLLKEGDSRSLRVQSIPTTRGMITDRNGRPLAVSVPVDAVWADPKEIFEKGGITDDTRWQALADTLSIPLNQLTRKIQDYPQGRFVYLARQVNTSIGDYVEKLRLPGIYLRQESRRYYPAGQVTAHIIGVTNIDDKGIEGVEKSFDNWLTGKPGSRIVRKDRNGRVIEDVSFTDSQAAHNLALSIDERLQTLVYRELTKAVILNKAESGTAILIDVKTGEVLAMANNPSYNPNNLAGTPKDAMRNRAITDIFEPGSTVKPLVVMSALNLNIVKENSVLDTKPYRLAYGARSHQIKDVAPRSELTITGILQKSSNVGVSKLALAMPASELVNVYSRFGMGKPTNLGLVGESSGIYPKRERWSDLERATFSFGYGLMVTPLQLARVYATIGSFGIYRPLSITKVDPPIPGTRVFPEPIMRTVVHMMESVALPGGGGVRAAIKGYRIAIKTGTAKKVGPDGKYVNKYLSYTAGIAPASNPRFALVVIINDPQAGKYYGGAVSAPIFGTIMSGVLRTMNVEPDALPADDKKEFVIDNKEDKSGRS
- the ftsL gene encoding cell division protein FtsL → MAGERHGLVGVIGRDLIRNAKIPLVLLIAVIISAISVVTVAHKTRLLIAEKERSAIDFDSLDIEWRNLLLEENALGDHSRVENIATETLHMQHVDPAQENIVITQ
- the mraZ gene encoding division/cell wall cluster transcriptional repressor MraZ, translating into MFRGATLVNLDSKGRLTVPARYREKLNEESTGQMVCTIDLHQPCLLLYTLPEWEIIEEKLSRLSSMNLAERRVQRLLLGHASECQMDSAGRLLLANTLRQHAGLTKEVMLVGQFNKFELWDEQAWYQQVQNDIEAEQSTQEPLSARLQDLSL
- the murF gene encoding UDP-N-acetylmuramoyl-tripeptide--D-alanyl-D-alanine ligase — its product is MIPLTLKQLTKLTGGVLYHTSEQQAATCQINTVEIDSRKMVRGGLFIALKGEKFDAHDFVADVAKQGAGALLVNRRLEIDCPQVVVENTRLAMGKLAAWVRQQSKARIVALTGSSGKTSVKEMTAAILCQRGHTLYTAGNFNNDIGVPLTLFRLTEEHQFAVIELGANHIGEIAYTAEMTCPESALVNNLFAAHLEGFGSLAGVAKAKGEIFAGLSSAGTAIINLDSNDWTHWQQGMSEPQAVWRFAVSPVPEADFYATDIQEQPLATSFCLHTPIGNIEVTLPLPGKHNIANALAASALAISVGASLSDIRAGLLELKPVSGRLFPIRLAEGKIVLDDTYNANIGSMIAAANTLSQMPGYHVMVVGDMGELGDQTVECHRQVGEALASTKIDKIMSVGEFSSHISETSGRGQHFANKAELVAALLPLLEQHEMISILIKGSRSAAMEEVVNTLKENFQC